From the Hylaeus volcanicus isolate JK05 chromosome 4, UHH_iyHylVolc1.0_haploid, whole genome shotgun sequence genome, one window contains:
- the LOC128874666 gene encoding tumor necrosis factor receptor superfamily member 4-like: MLPGRGLIVVVFGVCLIGALLQVSEARPRIRHQKDGTHCSRCGPGWGVVNRCIRGRDTECGKCSAGTYSPHHSTHPCWICSRCGPGLYEAHPCTSKTDTVCDSCHRPAPDNPDYHRKCNGRTNLFLAPEDAQGTGEESVLVNEPDGQEQLFDGEEILEEDAEAAIVTKELNSLERL, from the exons aTGCTTCCTGGACGAGGATTAATCGTCGTCGTCTTTGGCGTCTGCTTGATCGGCGCTCTTCTCCAG GTGAGCGAGGCCAGGCCCCGCATCAGGCACCAGAAAGATGGCACTCACTGCAGCAGATGCGGTCCAGGCTGGGGTGTGGTGAATCGCTGTATCCGTGGCCGCGACACCGAGTGCGGAAAGTGTTCCGCGGGCACCTACAGCCCTCACCATAGCACCCACCCCTGCTGGATCTGTTCGAGATGTGGTCCAGGACTCTACGAAGCGCACCCATGCACCTCCAAGACCGACACTGTCTGCGACTCCTGTCACAGGCCGGCACCGGACAACCCAGACTACCACAGAAAGTGCAACGGAAGGACAAACCTCTTCCTCGCGCCGGAAGACGCTCAGGGAACCGGCGAGGAGAGCGTTTTGGTGAACGAACCCGATGGCCAGGAGCAGTTATTCGACGGTGAAGAGATCCTCGAGGAGGACGCCGAGGCGGCGATCGTCACCAAGGAGCTGAACTCCCTGGAAAGGCTCTAA